A window of Phaseolus vulgaris cultivar G19833 chromosome 4, P. vulgaris v2.0, whole genome shotgun sequence genomic DNA:
aaaaaaaaatctaccaGTTGACAATAACTTGTTTAAGAAACATATGAACAAAGAGACAGAATTAGTTTTGGAAATTATAAAGCACAACATATTgatcatataataaaaaaaaatgttgggtTTGTACAAACTAAAACTTGGTATTGAATTACtattaaaattaagattttgaTTGATATTTTATCCTACATCctgaatataatttttcttgAATTAGTGTATTTCTAAAAGATAGAAGATGAATATGAGGGTATACTCAtgaaatacaaatataaaaacacaTGCTATCTATGATCTAAGAAATAATACCACTAAGTCACAAGTAAATCATATAAGGGATCATGACACTACCTTCAACCGTCGATCACTAAAACAAGTTATAAGTTCCGATATCATTGTTGGAATTTTTCTAGGGAAtagattgaattttttttaatattactgAGTCATAAGTAAATCATATAAaagatcatttttttttatcagtaaagaaaaaataaaatataatgagaCATTTCAGAGGTGTCataacccttatacaaaaattCCAAATCAAGCTTCCTAGCACCCAACCAGTTGGGGATCCAACAAACATTACACCACATCAGCCCTATTAACATACTAGATCAAGATACAAGAGCAAAACAAAATACAATTACATCAACCCTCTAAAGGAATCACATTCTCAAAACAAAACTCAACAGTCCAACAACTCAACAAGATATTTGCTAGCAAACAAAAGTACGCCAAACATCCAAGTGCTAAAACCATCAAACCGACCATGTGAGGAGGATACAAAAGCCAAAAAAACCTGTATAAAGCACACCACAACTTTCAAATCTGGACAAATCGTTAAACATGAATCACCAAACCTCAATCTCTCAAATCTCATACAACATAAAGGTTCCAACACCAATCCGAATAAGATAAATCAACCAAATTTTCTTTACCATAACCCAAGACCAAAATCATCAAACCGACCTTGTCAGGAAGGAACATAAGCCAAGAAAATCTGCACAAAACACACCCCAACATCAAAACCTGGACAAAACGTTAAACATGAATTACCAAACATCAATCTCTCAAATAACTCATACAACATCAATCTGAGTAAGAGAAATCAATTAATTTTTCCTTTACTGTAATCCAAGACCAAGTCTTCCTTTGTACCACAGTAAAAACCACAACTAGATCAACTCGCCCATTCTTAAAAATAACTCTATTCCTATAGTTCTAAATTTCACCTATAATACCTACCCAAATTCCTCCAGCACTTAAGAATAACATGTTTCAAACCTATAGGTTTAAACATCTTAAATCATATAAATGATAACAttactttcaattcaaaatcttaagattttatgtttaattttttatttatttatatgcaacacaatttttttatttatgaaactTCAACCTATACTTATTTCTAACAAATATCAGTCTAAGAAATAAATCTAGAAGGGTTTAAAAATCAAGCCCAAAACATCAGTGAAACAGTAGGCATAGAGGGATTCCTGCAAATATCTTAAATCAATAAtggtacttttttttttttatcagcaataataaTGGTACGTACCAATCTTGAAAAAGATGTAGAAAATGCACATTATGCATATCCAAATAATGAAGGAAAACAATGAGTACGACTAGTACATCCGGGAgttactaataaaatatttaagtttttggACAAAAATAGTGGAAGCAGTTCAACTTTATCTCATCAAATAGACTTTTGCAAGCAACATGAACAAAATGTGTATTATGATGTTGAAAAATAAAAGGTAGAGAGATATAGTTGTCATAGTTGCAACATCTCATCCAAAAGTTTGGCATAATTGTATATTGGTTTTTGACCACGGGAATCATGTGGCCTTAAACTTGAATTGAGGACatgaaatgtaatttttttattcaaaataaattaagaaattaattaaaatgtatgGGAGTTTTTTTCACCTTGGTATGAGTGAAATGAttgtaaaataaacaattattaatttttgtaatacttatttttgaaaattaatattcGTGgtgattttaataattaatagcaTGAAAATGTTTAcatagataaaatataaaaaaaagagtaaactCATATATTAAATCACCCAatacataattaataatttaaaaacaaaacataagtcctggttttagatttttttaacagtttttttaataaataaaaatttgttttcttttgttaataACATATTCACCAAACTATgttaacctttgttaaatttttaactAATTATCCAAATTCTACTTAATTTCTCATCATGTATTCCATGGTTGATGCAATAACCATTGTAACTAGCAAGTCAAAATTTCTCCCATACATGATGACAATCACTAGCTACATAAAATTATTCTTGAACAATAACTTAATGGTTGGAGCTGGTATTTATGTCTTCAGCTGCATACATCATCCAATGATGAATGAGAAACACTGGTTTTCTTAGCAGCATTAACTTTGTAACAATGTTTTGATTTTGATGTTTGTATAAAGAATGGAGGAATTTTCTTTATACCAAATACTCTTGTCTCTTTCTCTGTGCCATCATCTTCTACAGCTAGATGTTCATTTCTAGTCCTTTTATTAATCATATTCCATCTACTGTATTAACCTAATTTCTATTTCTCTTCATTTGTCATGTCTTCCAAACTAAGGAAGATATATTATCCAATTCTACTACCGACACCAGTAAAAAGTTGTTGTTAACAAGGGCAATGCATAAGCAAAAAACAAGATTCTCTGTCATTCTTTGaatgatttgaattttgaacCATGTTCAACTtcaaagatattacaaattggtgCAGTTGATTAATGTTGTGTTTGGATAATTCAgataattgattttatttactTGAAAACAAAACTATTTGTTTTTTAGCTTTAGTGTGATGAAACTAAATGGTGAGACATGAATTATAAATGCATCCTGCAAGCTCTTTAATCTTTTTTCATAAgactttaagaaaataaaaacaaattgaaaacgGGGTTTATTTAAACGGTTTAACAAACacttacaagaaaaaaaattgaagtaattttgttttcaaaagttagattgtatatatataaattcattttagaaaaaaattaaatattaatttccttaattttttttatatatacaaattattttctttgttaATTATAAGTGTTTATAGAAAAGTTTATTTAAACAAATCTATACAACTATTTTTCTATTATACAATATTATGCTAATTGCTGCTGCAATCATAGAGAATGTGTTAATTAAGCTTCGAAATTGTTGAGGTTTAAAGGAGACAAAATTTGCATCAACTAGATAAATTTAAGTTGTAGATGAAGTTTGAAGATTCTTCTCTATCTTTAACAAGGGCTTTTGCTTAATTAGGtaagaaaaaaatagatattaaaATACCAGGTGAAGGTTTAATTAAATGACTGgaacaatgattttttttaaaagtatgcaaataaaaatgtttaaaaaggGTCATTCACAATAAAATAATCATGTTGCATTTGGGGTTTTGAACTGTAGTGTATACTTATTTTGGTGAATGATTGAGGCCAAGAAAATAGACAAAACAGTGATGCCTATGGTAGAAAACTAAGCCAACAATTTCCAACTTGGTACTTCCATTGAAGTAGAAATAGAAATGGTTTCATGcaatagaatatatttttttaagttatcaTTTTGAAGGGTTTTCATATGCTTGgtttacatatatttatttgtttattatgaTTCAAAGTTTCAACTCTTTATTTTTGccataaaattatgaatatatacTGCACAATCACACCAATCTATTCCATTATATATCAGTCTGCTTTTGCACTATTTCAATGCCAAACATTCTCTCCCTTCTCTATGCTTGTTTCTTCTCTCTTTAGTTCATACCTACTCTAAGGAAACCAATCTTACCATTGAACTCAAATTCTGAGAAGAAAAAGGCAAAATGGAAAACCAGCCACTAGAAAAGGCAAAACCAAAATACAGAAAAGGGTTATGGTCACCTGAAGAAGATAATAAGCTCAGAAGCCATATCCTTAAGCATGGCCATGGATGCTGGAGCTCTGTCCCCATTAAGGCAGGTGAGACCTTTTTATTCCCTATGATCCTTTATCCCTCATATCAGTAGCATATCCATGAATTTCTACTGTACCTTTCAAATTAAGGAGCATTCATTGGTTTCTCTTACTTGAACTTGTTTGACTTAGATAACCAAGTTGAAATGTTGACATGCTTCATTGTGTGTGACAGTAATAAATTTAACAAGTCTAGTGAAATGAATCAACAGTTAAGAGTTCATTCAGACATTCTTTAGCAGAAGCAGTTCTGAGAACTTTGTCCAATTATATTCAATTTAGAATAGTTGAAATGTGGTTAAAAGTTCTTTTTCATGCTTCTGATTTGCAAACTTCTATGTTTTATAATTAGAAAACCATTTTGAGTCAACATTACACATTACTTAAAATCAAAGTTAAAGTGCAGAAGATACAAAAAGGGTTTTGATTcttaacataaaacttttaataTATGCTTTATTTTTGCAATATATATAAAGGGtgaaaattgtatttattttatttgatgttGAGTTACCAACTACACTTAAATTTCTAGGTTTACAAAGAAATGGAAAAAGTTGCCGACTAAGGTGGATTAACTACCTGAGGCCTGGACTGAAGAGAGGGGATTTCAGCAAACATGAAGAAGATACAATCAGAACCCTTCACCACATGTTAGGCAACAAGTAAGCAagatgaacatttttttttaaaattatacttatttcaaattatacttatttcaaatttacttagtaaaataagtaaattttgtaatattttagtCAGTATAACGACACTAACTTAGCTACCTAATAATTAGTGCAAATTGACAAGTCAAGGAAAACATTTGTTTTTCTTCTAACTTTTTTGGAGGCATCAAGTTAAAGAATGTAATTGGATGAGCCAGCTagctatttatatttattttttattttagttttgcaGAAGCAATTGggtcaaatttaaattttttattttgtagaagCAATTGGGGTCCTACTTAAAATGCtaccaaaaggaaaaaaatatgattGGATGGTCAAACCATGAACTGGCATGGCTAGCAAGTTCCATTTTTAaaagagggagagaagagaatttGTACATAGAAAGACAAAATTTCTAgtttttttctcttcaattaatttaaatttaattttcccAATATGAATTTTTTAGTCTTCTCATCATACATTATTAAgagtttattaaatttttacacGCAAATATGCTTGTGTATTCTTTCCTCATGTTTGTTTTGATATGGAATTATTCTTTATAATTGTGAAGGGTATGAATAAAGATATATATCTActtttaatatagtttaaaGGACACTGTGatcttaaaaattcaaatttgaatttataaataagctcaatttaaaaaaaaataacttttctttttcattttttcctaCTATAAACtttataactttaatttatGTATCACAACTTCATTTCccaattttataaaacaaagTCAACACTGTTTTTTCTAATTCGAGTGAGGAGGAATAAAATAGTGAGGAGACATCTCTTCATGAACCATGTTTGACATCTTTATTTATTTGCTTTCACTCTTGAAAACAAAGCCTTATAGATTAATCACTCTTTGCATTTTCCTATTTCtttcctaaaatatttttattttattgataaaaattgCTGAAAACAAGTTAAATTGTCTTGGTCAGATGGTCTCAGATAGCACAACATTTGCCAGGAAGGACTGACAATGAGATAAAGAACTACTGGCATTCATATTTGAAGAAGAAAGTGATGAAAGCTAAGGAAACAGAATCTGATAAACAAATTCAGCATGCTAGTTCAAGTTCAGACTCAGTGGACAATTCACTCTCTCCACAGAAACTTGCAATTCAAGATCCAAGTTATGCATTGCTACAAAACAtggaaaaaacagcaacacactCTGATAACTTTTTCTCACACAGCTATGACTTTTCCCAGGAGGCTTGTCAGAGTTCCCTACCAAAACTCTTATTTTCTGAGTGGCTTTTAGAGGATCAAGTAAATGGTGCAGGCTCAGTGAATTCTGATGACTCTTTGGTATTGGGAAATGTATTTGATCAAAATTCATCTTTCCAAGAAGCTATTATGCATTTATTAGAAGGGAACTTTGGTGAAGAGTATCATAATAGTCTCATTCAGAGTTCAACCACTGATGTGTACAATTCACAGCTGAAGACATCAAATCAAGTGGATGGAGATGATTTCCTTCATTGTATTCCTGGGAATGATTTATGTAGCAATTTCAGCCTAACCAATCATGCTATGTAAGTACCAGGAAGGAGTTTACAAGCTGCTCAAAAAGGAAAAGTAATTTGTAATTAAACATACATAAAAGAAGACAAAATTGATCAATGTAAATTTATACTTCTAATTGTTTGTATTGTGCTCCTACCCAACACAAATAAATTCAGTAAGATAAGAAAAAAGTGTATTTCATTGTGACTTTTGCGGTGCTGTTTAAGCATACTCATGTACATTTGCTTCAAATCAATGAGTCAAAATCTTGTGGTCTTCAATGTTCTTTTTCCCTGGAACTGTTACACTGATTTATATGCTATATGAGAATTCTCATCAGGAAACTCATTTTTCTTTGCCTGCAAGGAAGCAGGAGTTCAGAACTACACACAATCGACACATTCTTCTTGATCACCACTTATTTTGAGAAACAGAACACATAGCAAAATAGTAGCATGTCTCTCGTTTAGTTTATTCCTTCACAATTTGTCATGACATGACACAGAGCCAGATGATTCAATCATTGACCTAAGTAACCGTTGTAAATGATTTaggaaaaagaatgaaaaagtaagaaaaacaCAGGAAACAAATTAATCATAAATTTCAAGTTATTGCAGACACATGTCTGTCAATATCATAGCCTTGTTAATAGCATGAAAGTGGAACTTTCATAGCAGAATAATGTCAAATTTACAGTTAGTTGATTGAAGTTTGGTTTTAGGTGTACTAAACTAAAAACAAGAGTAGCATAGAATTATACTTTACCCTAGTCATCAGTTGACtaatgtttaaaaattaaacatgaCCAATCTTCTTCTACTTAGCAAAGAAACATAACGAACACCAACTAGCAGAAGGAAATAGTTTCTCATTAATTAAGggtaagaaaaaaattcaaattctcATATCCAATCAATCTATAATTATCCAAATTTATATTGCTTTAAGTCTATTTAAATCCATTTACATGAAATTCAAATCCaaatttttggattataagtcaaatccatttaattggatataaatggaataattttttgaattttaaaaatcaacaaTTAAGTCTAGATCATTTCAAATTATGAAATGTTAGCTCAGGCTAAACCTAACTAAGGTGATATCGGGTTAGACTCATGTAAGGTCGGGCCGAATCGGCTAGGTCAGAGTCAAGCCAAGTTAACCCGTACTCAAGTTGAGTTGAGTTGGCCCTAGCCAAGTCAAGCTGAATCAACTCAGACCAAAATCGAGTCGAGTTGACCTGAGTCCAAATTTAGCCAAGTTGGGGCAAGCCCACattcagtagagtcaggatagGTCCATGTTCATCCTAGTCGGGTTTGACATACGTTCAACCAAGTTGGGATAGGCATAGGTCGATCTCAGTTCGATCAAGACAAAATCAAGCCTAGCCCAATCAAGTCAGGTTAAGCCGAATCCAAATCAAGATGAGTTAGCCTAGACCAAGTCAAGCTAAATCGGGTAGGGATTAAGTCGAGTCAAGTCGGTGATGACTATTTTACGGCAAGTGTAccgtgtcagaagtaataaatttgtccctaaggacggatatctaacccacaaggaacaattgaattctcaagtataatattcactaaatataagacaatatgtaaaagtttgttggaaaaGGTTGTTTGTATGGTTAAtttgtaagaaattaaaaaaagcaAAGTAAAAGATGTGTATGagtcaattgggaaaattgagATTGAGGGTTCTTCCTtctcactcttatgtatttttcaaaatattagaATATTCAGTCTTGGTTGATATTGAtacacatataaaaataatacatatcgattcctcacatacaaaattattaagagaatttcctaaatatcgattcctcgcatatttataaaaactccttatcattacgaacagatgttataaaacaattaacatttcaaattattCCTAGCATTTAAATATGTtgagcattatcatttaggttagaTGCTTCAAAATgctttccagtcaaatctaatgatcaaaatcatgaataattcaagctttgagaataaaatgataataccaatcatcaatcaagaattgaaatattatagataaatatcacctcaatacataagagtttgaaagaTTATTCACAATTCCAAAGAAAAGAATTAGCCACTCCTGGTGACTATTACAAGCATGGacaacaagaaaagaagatccaaagTGTTTCTCTTTGATGACTGCCTCCTTTAGGGCGTCCTTCCTTTGGTTCCTCCCAATAATCTCAATAATGTCTAGGGTTATGCCTCAcaccttctatttaacctaattgggcttAGGCTAAGTGacatatttattcataatatatcatttagcttaatctctttaaattcttgaaaataacaaaaaaatagggaataaatcattcttattcatctcattatccaaaaatatgtaaaaagattCAACTTCCTAATTTAAAGGTTGAATTAcaactattttatcaattaaagtgGTGTTAGCACTAGCCTAAGTCAAGCCAAGTTAGCCTGGACATAGGTCGATATGAGTCGACCCAAACTAGGTCATGTTGAGTCGGCTTCTACCCAGGTCAACTGTACTTAGCTTGGGTCAAGGTTCAGCCGAATCAACCCTAGGCCCAGATTGAGCCAAGTTGGCTTAGGTTCAGGTAGAGATAAATCGATCTGGACCCATGTCAAGCCAAGTTAGACTAGGCCCAATTCAAGTTTGATTAAGGTGAGACCATGTTTAGTCTACTTGGGTTAGGCCCATATCGAGTCAAGTTCAACCTAGCCAAGCCTAGGTGGGATCAAGATAGACCGAGTCAATTTTTGGCCAAGTCTAGTTATGTTAGTGTTGGGCCAAGACATCATGCCTACATCGATTTGGGGTCTTGCCAAACTAAGTTGTGTTGATCCAACTTAGTTTTAAAGGTCATATGTTTCTAAATGTTATATTAGGTTTCTTTGTGACAAGGAAAAAACAAAGAAGTCAAATCTAGCAAAGATGAAAGTAGAAGAGGAGACATTGCTAATGGTTATCCAACACATTAAAAAAGTTGAATCAGATTTATGGTAAGTGGATACAAGTTGCAACAACTATATGAGTTGGAATAaatcttctttttcatttctaaATGAAGATTTTCAATCTACTATGAGTTTTGAGGATTACTCTATGGTGAAAATGATGGAAAAATgtgatattaaaataaaaattaagagttATTTTGTTGAAACAATTTCTAATGAGTTAcatgttttttatttgaaaaataatttgttaagtGTTGGacaattacaagaaaataatttgtGAAGTgttgaacaattacaagaaaagGGCTACATTATCATCATTAGCAAATGTTCTTGTGAAATTTATGATCCTATTCGAGGTATTATTGTTGTTGTAAAAATGAGTTCAAACCAATTTTTCCTTCTAAAGATTGAAAGCATTCAATAGTCAAAGGTAAAGATCCTTTTTGGCTTTGTCATTATTGTTATGGGCATTTGATTTTTAAAGGATTAAAGTTCTTCAAATATAAAGAAATGGTAATAGATCTTCCACAAATTTTTGTTCCTTATCAAGTTTTTGAAGAATGTGTTGTTAATAAACAACATTGATCTCAATTTCCTAGCAAAAAAATCATGGAGAGCAAAGAATATTTTGGAGTCGGTGCATTCGGACTTATGTGGCCTAATAAAACTTTATCCGATGAAGGTAATAAGTATTTAATTACTTTTACTGATGCTTTTTCTAGGAAAATAAGGGTATATTTTTTTACAGGAAAAGTCATACGTCTTTTAtgcatttaaaattttcaaagcaAGAGTTAAAGAAGAATTAGGAAAGGCCATTAAAACTCTCCGAACAGATCATGGTTGA
This region includes:
- the LOC137837639 gene encoding transcription factor LAF1-like, coding for MENQPLEKAKPKYRKGLWSPEEDNKLRSHILKHGHGCWSSVPIKAGLQRNGKSCRLRWINYLRPGLKRGDFSKHEEDTIRTLHHMLGNKWSQIAQHLPGRTDNEIKNYWHSYLKKKVMKAKETESDKQIQHASSSSDSVDNSLSPQKLAIQDPSYALLQNMEKTATHSDNFFSHSYDFSQEACQSSLPKLLFSEWLLEDQVNGAGSVNSDDSLVLGNVFDQNSSFQEAIMHLLEGNFGEEYHNSLIQSSTTDVYNSQLKTSNQVDGDDFLHCIPGNDLCSNFSLTNHAM